The following DNA comes from Bacillota bacterium.
TATCGCAGCCCTAGCAACATTTTGCGAAATATGCACCGGCAATAACACCGTTGCTATTGTAACGGCAGGTCCTATTGCTAAGCAGATTAGCGATGAACATGGGGTTGATCCACGTCGTACAGCCAGCTTATTGGATATATTCGCCTGCGTGTTCCATACCAATATTCCATACAGTGGTAACATGCTTTCGGCTGCCGGTGTAACCGGTATTAACCCGCTCTTAATCATTCCATACACCACCTATTCACATTTTTTATTCGTTGCGGCTATAATTGCAATCGCTACAGGCTGGCCAAATCTGGGTTCCTTTGGAACCCCTGCTAAGGATAAAGCCTAAGTAAGCCGCAGCGATTTGTTACCCCATTAAGATTGAGTTTGATTCCGACCCGGGAAAAAACCAAGGGGCCCGTTGGAGACGATTGTCTCTACGGCCCCTTTTAGGTAATTACCTTCAGCAACGATTGCCCCTTTTAACCCTAAGGGGTAGACTACATAGCCATCATGATGTTGTTCTACTATGACTTTGTAGTGCACCATACGCAGTCCCCCCTGACTTTCATTGCTTTCAACATACCACGATACAGCCGAAAGGTATTAATTGGTTGCCCGATTAGTGCATCAAGATTCGGAAGGCTGACCGGATTAGCTTGAACAGGGCACATTACGTTGGAAGAAGCTAAGGAAATTGAAGAGGGATTTACCGGATGATATGAAAGATTAAGGCCCGACATCTTGTAGGTGTCAGGCCTTCACTCTTAGAACACTTTCTGGCTGTCTTGCCATTCGTAAACATGCTGCAGCAGTTCGCCGAAGCGTTGGTAGTGTACCACTTCCCGTTCCCGGAGAAAGCGTAGGGTGTCGGTGACCAGGGGATCGTCCGACAGTTGAATGAGGTACTCGTAGGTGGAACGGGTTTTTTGTTCGGCGGCCATGTTTTCGTGCAGGTCGGTGACGGGGTCGCCTTTGGATTGGATGTAGGCCGCGGTCCAAGGTATAGCGGAAGCTTTAACAACCCAGTTTTTATCAACGTTATCCATCTGAAATCAAAGAGCGACTATATGCACCGTTCATAAAACAAACTTGGGCTATCGAGTTTTTAAAGCTAATACAGGATAAAGTCATGAATTTAATTAAGAATACGGCCTTTTCTCAAGAACATCTGTCGAGGTTGGCATGGAACCCTGCCAGTTCCACAGGTGGCATGAAAGGGATTCTTTACTTAGATATAGAAATTAGAATTGACAAAATGGTAAGACATAATTGGGAAAATGGCTGATGTAAGGATTCGTTAGACGGCGGGCTATAATCGCGTGAAATGAAGGGGGAGTGCGAAATGAGTGAGGAAATAAAGGGAGAGAATATTAAAAAAGAGAAACACATCATAAAAGGTCGGGACGATCATTATCCTGTGTATCTAGAGCAAATTGAGAAGAACCTATTTAAACTTTGTCCAGAATCAAGGTGTTCTTGGCTCAAGGACGAAGGTACAGTGAGCCCATTTGATCTGCGGCGTCGTATTGAGCCTTGGTTAACTGCGTTGTTTCAATCTGAATATCTTTCTTTACTCATAGGATCTGGGCTAACTCATTCGGTTTACAGGATAGCCCAAAACAGCCAATTACCCGGCATGGGGAAAATAAAGTTCGATGTTTTTAATGAGCAAATAAACCAAGCTGCTAGTTCGACAGCGAAAAATGCAGGAAGAAAAGAAGCTAATATAGAGGACCAAATTCGAGTTGCCAATGAACTATTATTAGGGCTTGAGCATTATTGTACACCTTGTGCTCAGTCTGACGGTCCTGAAAAACTTAAGCAGCAAATTGGAAGCCTTAGAGAAGAAATTTCACAAGCATTAAGGAATTTTGCAGCAACGATTCTTAACGGGGAAAGGCATATTGCTTCTGCTTCTCAGAGAGAGAAGGCATTTGACTATCTTGTTAACTTTCTAATGAGCTTCGCTAGTCGTTCAGGAACGCGGGATAGACTCCACATTTTCACAACCAATTATGATCGTTTGATTGAAGCTGGTGCCGAAATAGCAGGGCTACATTTATTAGACCGTTTTGTAGGAAACCTGGCCCCACTATTTCGCTCATCACGGCTAAACATAGATATGCACTATAACCCGCCAGGTATTCGGGGAGAACCTCGCTACCTTGAGGGTGTTGCTCGCTTTACTAAGCTCCACGGTTCTGTGGACTGGATCTATGCGGGTCGTGATATCCGGCGGATGGGGCTACCGTTTGGTAGTGAATCTGTAGAACCATATTTCAAAGCACCTGGACTAAATAATGCGACTGCATTAGATCTGATAATTTACCCCAACTCTGCTAAGGACCGAGAAACAGCTGCTTATCCTTATGTAGAATTGTTCCGGGACTTTGCTGCAGCTGTGTGTAGGCCAAACAACACATTAGTTACTTATGGATATAGTTTTGGTGACGAGCACATTAACAGAGTGATAGAGGACATGCTAACCATTCCATCTACCCATTTAGTTATCATCTCATATGATGATTCATTAGATCGGATCAGGAAGACATATGAAAAAGTTGCACGTCCAGCTCAAACAACATTATTGATTGGAAGTCATCTTGGCAGTCTAGATAATCTAGTTAATTACTACTTACCCAAACCGTCCATTGATCGTATTACTTTCAAAATGTCTAAACTGCTAGCGGCTCGTTTCGGAACAGAGCAAGTAGAGAAGGATGATAAAGATCACGGACAAGGGGGAAGGCTAGATGAGCTTAAGCCCGTTTGAATACGTCGAATCGTTACGTATAGGAACCGTAGAATTTGTTTCACCCGATGAAATTAAAGTTTTACTTGATACCGAAACACCCGATTCGGTTGCATTAAACACTGGAACGCCCCGCTCATTCCCGCGGGTTAATGGCTATGTGCTGATTCTTACTGATGAGGGCTATATGGTAGGTCAGGTTGAATCCATAACTATTGAACGGTCCAGTTATCCCAAGCGATATGTTATGCAGGACTTTGGCTTAGTGGATCTGCCGTATCCATCGCGACAAATGAGAATTAACCCACTGGGAACACTTCACAAAACGATAGGTGATGGGTTTAAAGAACAGTATTGTTTTAGACGTGGTGCCGATGTACTGCCGTCTGTTGGCGATAGTGTGTTACTTCCTACACAGCAACAGCTACACTCTATCGTAGAATCTGGGGACAAACGAAGGGTCAAGATTGGCACTAGTCTATTAGCCGGAAATGCAGATGTTTGTGTTGATCCTGACCGCCTTTTTGGGCGTCACCTGGCGGTGCTTGGTAATACCGGAAGTGGCAAATCGTGCTCGGTTGCAGGTTTGATCCGATGGTCGTTAGAAGCAGCGCATCAACATGCCGAAGTGCCTAATGCCAGATTTATCATACTGGATCCTAATGGGGAGTATGCACGAGCTTTTAAAGAAGATGGTTTGTTTAAGCCACGGCTTTTCAAAGTAGAACCAGGCGATGATGAAAAGCCGCTCAAGGTGCCTCTTTGGTTCTGGAATAGTGCGGAGTGGAGTTCTTTTTCTCAGGCTAGTGGGAAAACCCAAAGACCTTTGCTAAGGAGAGCTCTACGGGAGGTGAAGGCAGGTCACAATAGTATTGCAGAGTTGGGAGAAGATGAGAAGAAGCTAGCTCTCAGAAGGTACCTTTCGTCCAACTTAATATCCATAAGACGGGATATGAAAACCGGAGCGATAAGGACCGAAGAATCAAGATTTGGGTTCAGATTAAGAGCTATGAGTACTGATCTTGAATCGAGGGCCGTAGATTTATCTGAATTCGACGATGACATAAGAGAAATTGTTGATAAAATACAGGAGGCTCTGTTGGCAACTCATAATAGGTTTGAAAAGGATAGGAAAACAGTTGAATACTACAGAGCTTTCACTGAGAAACAAGTTGAGGAAATTACTGCCTCGATGTGTGACCTGTTAAGCAAATTGGGCGGAATAATCTATCAGGAGGGCCCATCGGAAGATGTACCAATTGCTTTCTCAGGAACAGATTTTGCTGATCACCTTCAGATCTTATCAGAAGCAGAAGGGGTAACTCAGTATCTCGATTCTCTGATTATGCGCATTCGAACTATGCTTGCTGATACTCGCATGCAATCTATAACTAACGACAATAGTGACATTAACCTGAGCCAATGGCTAAGGGACTATATCGGTGGCAATCGAGCCGAGAATGGGAGCTTGACGATTATCGACCTATCCTTAGTACCCTCAGACATCATTCACGTCATTACTGCAGTTATTGCTAGGATGGTTTTTGAGGCACTGCAAAGATATCGAAAGATTAATAATGAACACAAAGTCCTTCCAACAGTATTAGTAATGGAAGAAGCCCATACTTTTATAAAAGACTACAAAAAGGATTCCGAAAGTCAAGATGCTGGTGCTGTGTGTTGCCAGGTATTTGAGCGTATTGCCAGGGAAGGGCGCAAGTTTGGATTAGGGTTGGTGTTATCGTCACAACGTCCTTCGGAATTATCCCCCACCGTTCTTTCTCAATGCAACACTTTTCTCATCCATCGAATCAGCAATGGCCGGGATCAAGACTTAGTTTATCGGTTTGTACCTGACAACCTCAAAGGACTGCTTAGGGAGCTTCCTCTGCTTCCTTCTCAAAACGCAATTCTGCTGGGTTGGGCGTCCGAACTGCCTGTACTAGTACGGATGAGGGATTTGCCGAAAGAGCAACAACCACAATCAGACGACCCTGATTTTTGGGATGTTTGGACCGGTGAAAAAACTAGAGATGTGGATTGGGAACAAATTGCTGATTCTTGGCAAGGTAAGACAAAGAGCGAAAAAGATATCTGAGTTGGTGCCATTACGCAAATAACACGAAAAACCAAACAAATCTTTGGCCATTCTGTTTTTCAAGGTCAAAAGGGTGTATGTGTTAGATAAATTGAGATTCGGCTTAGGTAGTCGGTAGCACTTTAATCACAAAGGCCAACATGGGTCTCAAATTTCCGTTTTTAGCGATAAAGGAGGTGAAGTTTTGTGAGTAACAAAGAAGAAGTAATGTTGCGTATTGTATCATTTTTGAATTCCGATGCCAGGTTTTTATTGCTGACAGGTACACATCAGAATGAAAAACACGTTGTTGCGTTGGCAATTTCGTTATCGTTATATCCTGCCCCTGCGACTGTTCTATTTAGAGCCAGCTCTATGTCCCACGTGGTAAGTTATTTGTCTCCAATACTCAATGTTAAAAGAGCAAAATCTGGAACTCCTATAAAGATTCATGGTGGATACACCCTTTTCTTAGACTCCATGAATCCAAGAACATGGATGTCATCCCCAAGATCAATCGATGTAGCGGTCGTATATCCTATAGACTTACTTAGTTTCGAAGATGGTGACGACTGCGTTCATGACCTAATACGCAGGGAAGTGAAGAAGATTCTATTGGTTTCTTGGACTGATAACCGGGATTTTAGCTGGACAAGCCAGTTTAATCCAATACATGTGGTATATGATGTTGTTGAAGAAGATCCGACTTATCATCAAAAGGTTATTCGTGACATTGCTAGGACTAAGCTTGAAAGGCATACCATCAAAAGCCTTCCAAAGTATGCACAATTAACTCCAAATGATTACTTGATTCACATCTGGTGTGATCACTGTGCGTGTGGCAGGTGGGCCAAACTGAACAAACCATATCCAGGTCCTACCCTGCTAAGAGATGCACAAATGGGAGAGTACACAGCCAAGTGCTTAAAATGTGGATATCAAGTATTTGATAATTACAATTGGTCTAGATGCTAAGGCTTGAAGGTGATCACATCTATGCTTACAATCTAAACAGGCAAGGGTTGTACAATTCGGCAAACAAGCTTTGCGCTCGTTGACGCATATAAATTTGTCTGCATTGTATCCCTTATAAAAGGGTATGAGATCCTGAACGTTGACGTTTAGAGCATAACATTGAGATTGGAGTTCTTATGCAGAAGGTGCTTGCAGATATGAAAACGAACAATTATGCGGAAGATTTCAATTAGCCAGTGCTGAGGTGCTTTTATCTAGAACCTACAATAACACCTACCGGTGCTTTTCAAAACTCTCCTGTAGTGTTCGACTCGCTGCAGGTTCGATATCCGGAGAGATTTGTTTTTAGCATAAAATTATTTTGTTATACGAGAGATAATTACGCCTGACCCTCTAATACAAAAACAAGGGAGCGCAATGGTGCGCAACCAAGTTTCTAGCGGGACCAGATCGTAATACAGTTGGTATGCAGGGGCATTATGCTAACATGAAGAAAGGAGTGAGTGCGGGAATGAAGCTAGAGGGCGCTTCTGTTGAATGGGCGCTCAATTCTTTATTAAGGAATAGTGATACGGACCTTTTTCCGAGGCCGATAGAAATCAATATCCTTGAGAAGTTGCTGCCTGATGCCGTCAATGATATTACAAAACTCAACATCTCAAACCATAATCCAACTGCACCCCGGCGTTTCATAGTCCCTAAAGACGACCTTTCGTATCGTGTGGCCAGCCAACTTGACCCGCTTGATAGCATCATCCTGACATCGCTTGTTTATGCATTCGGAAAAGGAATTGAGGCAAGAAGGCGTCCAACCTCGGAGAAACGTGTATTCAGCTACCGCTTCAGCCCATCTGTCAATGGTGACTTATGGCAGACCAATGATTCCTGGAATGACTTTTGGGGTCACTGCCGCGCACTATCAGAGAAATATCAATATGTGTTAGTTACGGATATCTCTGACTTCTATAATCAGATCTATCATCATACTGTTGAAAATCAGCTAATCGAGTCTGGTTTTCCGAACCCAGCTATCAAATGGATTAACCGCCTTCTAGGAACTCTGACAGCAAAAGTCTCTCGCGGTATACCTGTTGGTCCGCACGCTGCCCATATCCTGGCGGAAGCAGCATTGATTCCGGTGGACAATAGTTTGCTCGCAAGAGGACTTACATATTGTCGTTATGTTGACGATATCATGATCTTTATAAGTGGTAAACGTGAGGCACGCCGCAGTCTTAGTCAGCTAGCGGAAATTCTGGATAAACAACAGCGGCTACACTTAAACCGGTGTAAGACAAGTATCTATAACACGTGTAATTTTCAGTCACTATGTGACAGGATGGTAGAGGATCAGCCTCTTAACGATCTAGAGCGTGATTTACTTAACATAGTTAGGCTACATTCGGATGGCAATCCGTACCATATGGTTCGTATTAGTGATCTCTCAGAAGAGGAACTGAGATCTTTTAGTCCTGCCGTTGTAGAAAAGATTCTATCAGAGTATTTGTCTAAAGAAGAGCCTAACTTTGTTCGTTTGAGATGGTTCATAAGGCGACTGGCCCAAGTTGGGCATCCAGCTGCAGTAGAGTATATTCTGGATAATTTTGACGAGATGTTGCCTGCAGTCAGCGAAATATGCCGTTATTTCATGTCGGTTGGAGTGGGTGCCAGTACCGTTGACTGGGAAACAATTGGCGATAGATTGATCAATCTTCTTGATTCGGATATTGTAAAGTCGAATGAATACATTCAACTATCCATTCTTCATCTTTTCGGCAAAACTCCGCAGCTAAATCACATAGCTAGGCTAATTAGGAAATACCGAGAGGCCCCGCCTTATAACAGAAGGAAAATAATTCTTGCTGCGGCAGCATCTGGAGCAGTTGATTGGCTACGTGAGCTGAAAGAGGAAGTTTCGGTGATGGATCCCTGGAGCAAGCGGGCATATTTGTATGCAGCCTATACCTTGCCAGCTGACGAACGTAGCTTCTTCCTGCGTTCAGTACATCCGCAGGGATTGCTGGATAAGCTTATAATCAGGTGGGCCAAGGCTTAATAACACAGGCCTGAGCTAAGGAAATGCCAGGTTAGATATTGAACTCTTCCGTGGCAAAGCAAGCGTATCCAGTTTAACATTGTGGAGAAATAGACGTTAAAACGGAAGGCTAAGCAAGTTTTGAGCCGAATTGTTGCGAAATTACTAGAAGGGTTAACATTTTTGATTGTGAAATTGTTCGTTAGCTGAGCTTTCTTGCGAAGCTGGGCTTGTTGGTAACCCTCACCATGGGGTATCCCCAAATGCACACTGCAGCATATTCACAGTCGAGTTAGGCAGAACAAGGGATTAAATCATCACTTTGGGCCAGGCTGCATAGCCATTCTGAAGTTTTGCAGCTATAATTCTATAGTGTACCATGGCTAGTCTCCCTGACCTTCTATTAGATTAACCACAATACAGCCGTAAGATATCCCTATTCTTTCTAAAGTGAGTTAATGTTGGTGATAGGAAAACTAAGCTCGCAGGTTAAGTATCATTTGAAACATGATTAAACAAGGCCTAACACTTACGCGGTGTCAGGCCTTCACTCTTAGAACACTCGCTGGCTATCCTGCCACTCATAAATATACTGCAGCAGTTCGCCGAAGCGTTGGTAGTGGACAACCTCTCGTTCCCGTAGGAAGCGAAGGGTGTCGGTGACCAGGGGATCGTCGGACAGTTGAATGAGGTACTCGTAGGTGGAGCGGGCTTTTTGTTCGGCGGCCATGTTTTCGTGCAGGTCGGTGACGGGATCGCCTTTGGATTGGATGTAGGCCGCGGTCCAAGGCATACCGGAAGCGTTAACAAAGTAAATACCTTTATCGTGGTCGGCATAGTAACCGTCCATGCCGGCCGCTTTGATTTCGGCGATGGAAGCATCGCGAATGAGATTATATACCAAGGTAGCTACAATTTCCATGTGAGCTAGCTCTTCGGTGCCGATATCGGTGAGCACGGCCTTTCCCCGACCGGTAGGCATGCTATAGCGCTGGGTAAGATAGCGCAGGGACGCAGCCAACTCTCCGTCAGGGCCTCCGTATTGAGTTATGACTACCTTGGCCAGGGCGGGGTTGGGGCCGCTTACTCGTGCGGGGTATTCTAATTTTTTTTCGTATATCCACATGTTTTTTCCCTCCTAGAATGTGACTTCCCACGGCCAAGGCTCGTTGACCCAGGCCCACGGATACTGGCTGGGGGCTGAGCCAAAGTTGCTGATGGGGCCGAAGCGGCGGCTATATTGGTCTTTTATTATTGCCAGCTCTTGGACTATAGCGTTGTAATCCATGAGTGCTCGCTGATCCTCGGGATGGGTGTCCAGATACAGATTTAGATCTATGGCAGTAAACTGCAGGGCCATCATCTGCATTAGCATTTGGGTCTGTTCCGGCATCATGACTCATTCCCCCTTGGGCCTTTCCAGGGCTTGTAAGGCATATATAGTTCGGGGAATATGGTTCCGCGCATTAAGCCTTCCATTGGTTCTAGGCGAGTGGTGAACATTTGGATAGGGACATAAGCCCGGGCCAGCCGAAGTTGCTGGGGTCTGGCCTGTTGGGCCTGCGGCTCTTTCTTCTTCTCGTCCGGCATACGTCTGCCTCCTTTATACAAGGCTAAGGTCTATCAATGTAATATATTCTATGAAACAGGATAAGGTGCGTTAGCTGAGGCGAGCATAGCGTTGCTTCATTGATAGCCCAGTAGGCAGAGCCCATCACATAGTCCCGTGACACAGCCCATTACAAAGTCTTGACAGACCAGGAAATGTGTGGTATATTCCGACTAGCAATATTATAGAGCTTTAAGGCGCAGTTGCGAGAGGCATTAGAAAGCTAAAGCGGCTGGGCTTTCTATTTTTCAGAGAACACGGTGTTAAATTTATGAGCAACGCTAAAAGTGTCCGAATATTCTACAAGGGGGGCCAGAGTTTATTAGAGAATACCGATGAAAGTTTACGGTGCCTTAAAACGCGGCAGTTTGGGCCTAATATTTTCGCGACTCAAGTCGTGTAATTGTGTTGGCGTAAGGCAGGTGAGGGAGGTGGAGATATGTCCATTTTGCTGCCAGAGGACTTGCAGACGAGACTGCCGCGGATGTACTGTGTAAGACAGAAATTTGACCAGGGCAGATTGATAAGCATCGACCAAGTTATCCAAGGTGAGTTTGGGAAGGATTTTATTAAACGCAGGGATGTTAAAGGGAAAAGAGTTGCTGTTGCTGTGGGGAGTCGTGGAATCAGCAACTTGCTAGGTATAGTAAGAGCCACCATTGACGAAATAAAATCCCTCGGGGGCGAACCGTTTATAGTTTCGGCCATGGGCAGCCATGGCAAGGGAACGGAACTGGGACAAAGAGAACTGTTAGACAGTTACGGCATCAATGAACAGAATCTGGCTGTACCGGTGGTAACTACTTTGGACGTAGTGGAACTGGGAAAAACAAGCAAAGGGTTCTCAGTCTATTTCGACCAGACTGCTTTTGAAGCTGATCTGGTGGTTCCGATTAACAGGATTAAACTACACTCGGATTTTGTCGGAGAGCTGCAGAGTGGCCTGTGTAAAATGCTTGTTATTGGGCTGGGAAACCACATCGGTTGTTCTGCTATTCATGAGGAGGACCCTTGTCTATTTGCCGGTATATTGGAAGAGGCTGCATCTATCATAATTGAGCGAGCTAATATCTGGTTCGGGCTAGCTATTATTGAAAATGCCTATAATGAAACAGGCCAGATAGAAGCAGTTCCAGCGGAAGCCATGATCTGGCGGGAGAAGGAACTGGTAAACATAGCGAAAAGGAACATGCCTTATTTGAACATTCCGGTGACGGACGTGCTGGTGGTGGAGGAGATAGGCAAAGATATTTCCGGGGCCGGCTTTGATCCCAACGTACTAGGAAGAAGTTCAGTGTTGACAGAGTTTGTTCTGCCTGTACCGAAGATTCAAAAGATGGTATTGTTGAACTTAACTACCGCTTCCTGTGGGAACGGAATCGGGGTGGGCCTTTTTGATGTTATTACCAAACATGTTTTTGAACAGCTGGATTTAAAGGCCATGTATGCCAATGCGATTGCCTGCAAGTGTCTAGAAGATGTTAAGATTCCGCTGATGGCGGCAAGCGAGGAAGAAGCTATCAGGGTTGCCCTCAAAGGGTGCCGGGATATCGATCGAGAGAACCCTAAAATAGTCAAGATCAAGAATACATCGCAGCTAGAACATATTCAGGTTTCAGAGGGGCTACTCGATTATGCGAGGGGGGGGGATAACAGACTGACTATCTGTACTTGAACAAGAATGGATCGACATCACGGTGGACAGTATAGGGAATCACCAATCAAAAAAGGAAACCGGGCCTTGTTGTCGAATTATATGTCTATTGCTCTGGTGCTTTATCGCTTTAAAGTAGTTATCAGGTAAAATAATGAAGGGACTGAAAAGAAAAGCAAAGCGATGAAGGTGGGAAAATTGAGCGTTTGATAAAAAGGGAGGATGATTTTGTGAACAAGTCGGTAATGGCTATTCTTTTGGTGCTTACCTTAGTGGTTACCATGTTGACGGGATGTGGCAAACCGGAAAGCCCTGCAGCCGGTGATCCGGGTGGGGACGGGGTCCAGGATGAAACTTACACCATAAAAATAGGACACGTTGAACCGGAAGAGAGGTCCAGTCACCAAGCGGCATTGGAATTCAAAGATTATGTCGAGAAGGAATCGGACGGAAAAATCAAGGTGGAGATTCACCCGAACGCCGTTCTCGGTGGCGATGTCCAATTAACGGAAGCAGTGGCCTTGGGAACTTTAGAGATGGCCATACCTGCCACGTCGGTCTTGACTATGTATTCCAATGACTTTGGGGTCTTAGACATGCCATTTTTGTTCAATACGCCTGAGGCTGGTTTTAACGCTTTAGACGGAGAGTTGGGGGAAAGACTGACGGCCAAGTTAAAGGAAGTAGGCATTGATTGTCTAGGCTATGGTTTCAACGGTTCCCGCTCCCTAACCAACAGCAAGCGACCCATTCATGAGCCGGCTGATTTGAAGGGCCTGAAAGTGAGAGTAATGGAGAGCCCGGTCTTTATCGATTTGTTCAAGACCCTAGGCGCCAATGCCACCCCCATGAGCTTCAGTGAATTGTTCACGGCCTTGCAGCAGAAGACAGTGGACGCACAAGAAAACCCACCCTCTCTCATTTACACCTCCAGATTCCAAGAAGTCCAATCGTATCTGAGCTTGACTAATCACGTCTATAATTATCTCGGGATGATCATCAATGCTGACTTCTTAAACAGCCTACCGGCGGAGTACAAAACGTTAGTGGAGGAAGCCGGCAGGAAGTTCTTGGTGGAAAGGCAGCGTGAACTTGAACTCCGTGACACGGATCTTTATATCGAAAAACTTAGAGAGGCCGGTATGGAAGTAAACGAAATCACCCCGGAAAACAACAAAAAGTTTCAGGAAGCATTGCAACCTATGTATGAAAAATATGAGAAGGAATTAGGTCAGGATATATTTGATTTAGCCCGAAAGTATAACAAGTAGACTAAACGACTAAAAAAACTTACCGGAGCCGGCGAAATGAACATACCCAGGCTGTGGGCTGGGCCCCAGCGGACAGCCTCTTGTCGCCGGCTCCGGCCGGGCCTGTTTTCAGCAGACGGTTATACCAGGACTTGGGATCCTGACTAAAAGAGGTGCACTATGAGAAAAGTATTTGATTTCTATAACAAAATCGAAGAACGATTGTTGGTGTACAGTCTTGTTTTCAATGTAATCTTGTTGTTCTTCCAGGTCTGTATGCGATCTATCTTTAACCTGTCCCCTTCGTGGAGCGAAGAGCTTTCCAGATACATATTTATCTGGCAAACTTGGCTTGGCACCAGTATAGCGTTACGCGAAGGCAAGCACATCAAGCTTGATCTTATCCATCAGATAATCAAATCAGAGTCGGTGGGTAAGATTATCGATGCTGTGGGACTTATCATTTGGTTTGTGTTTAGCTTGTTCTTACTACAAAACGGGACTCAGTTAACCCTGTCTATTATCAACCGACACGCTCTGTCTTCCGGGATGAGAATCCCACTGTTCTTAGTCTATATGGTGCTCCCCTTCAGCTCGTTAGTGGTAGCTTGCCGCTTGGCGGCCCAAATGTATTATTCCATCAGGGGTTTCAGCATGGGTGAAGGGGGGAACAATTAGTGGCAGCGCTGATACTGTTCGGCTCCTTTTTTATCTTGATGCTACTGACAGTTCCTATTGGTTATTCAATCGGTTTGGCCACATTAATTACCTTGGTCACTACTTCCAAGATACCCCTGGTAATGATCAGCCAAAACGCTGTCGCCGGTGTTGATTCTTTCCCCCTGTTGGCCATTCCCTTCTTTATGTTAGCCGGGAACATAATGAGTGGCGGAGGCATTGCCAAGCGACTGGTGGATTTTGCTGAAACAATAGT
Coding sequences within:
- a CDS encoding TRAP transporter substrate-binding protein, which gives rise to MNKSVMAILLVLTLVVTMLTGCGKPESPAAGDPGGDGVQDETYTIKIGHVEPEERSSHQAALEFKDYVEKESDGKIKVEIHPNAVLGGDVQLTEAVALGTLEMAIPATSVLTMYSNDFGVLDMPFLFNTPEAGFNALDGELGERLTAKLKEVGIDCLGYGFNGSRSLTNSKRPIHEPADLKGLKVRVMESPVFIDLFKTLGANATPMSFSELFTALQQKTVDAQENPPSLIYTSRFQEVQSYLSLTNHVYNYLGMIINADFLNSLPAEYKTLVEEAGRKFLVERQRELELRDTDLYIEKLREAGMEVNEITPENNKKFQEALQPMYEKYEKELGQDIFDLARKYNK
- a CDS encoding TRAP transporter small permease, which translates into the protein MRKVFDFYNKIEERLLVYSLVFNVILLFFQVCMRSIFNLSPSWSEELSRYIFIWQTWLGTSIALREGKHIKLDLIHQIIKSESVGKIIDAVGLIIWFVFSLFLLQNGTQLTLSIINRHALSSGMRIPLFLVYMVLPFSSLVVACRLAAQMYYSIRGFSMGEGGNN